The DNA sequence tgaactacaactgaactacaactaaaactaaactacactaaactacaactgaactacaactgaactaaaactaaactacaactgaactacaactaaactacaactaaaactaaactacaacaaaactacaactaaactacaactgaactacaactaaaactaaactacaacaaaactacaactaaactacaactgaactacaactaaaactaaactacaactaaactacaactgaactacactaaactaaattacaacaaaactacaacaaaactacaactaaactacaactgaactacaactaaactaaaactaaactacaactgaactacaacttaaactaaactacaactaaactacaactaaactacaactgaactacaactaactacaactaaactacaactgaactacaactgaactacaactaaactacaactgaactacaaataaactacaactgaactacaactgaactaaaactaaactacaactgaactacaactgaactaaaactaaactacaactgaactacaactaaactacaactaaaactaaactacaactaaactacaactgaactacaactgaactaaaacaaactacaactgaacaacaactaaactacaactaaactacaactaaaactaaactaaactacaactaaactacaactaaaactaaactacaactaaactacaacaaaactacaactaaactacaactgaactacaactaaactaaaactaaactacaactgaactacaactaaaactaaactacaacaaaactacaactgaactacaactaaactacaactaaactaaactacaactaaactacaactaaaactaaactacaactaaactacaactgaactacaactaactaaaactaagcatttagaaaataatgaaaactaataaaaactatcaaacctgctttaaaaactaattaaaacaaacagaattagagaaaaaaaaagtccaaactgaataaaactaaactcgaatgaaaaaatccagaactattagaaaccttgtcaggtaccagattccaggtcctttttcgtaatggaaacacaaaaaggtcgagtcgagtcaagccggtaccacaaAGTGGAAGTGGGACATTCCAGAGGCCTAATCTGGGTGTTGTGGTCTTGTTGGTCCTAGTCCAGCTCCAGTACTTACACTGCACCTCCAGGTACTTCTGGGCCTGGAAGTCCTTAACCGCTGGGTGATCGATGATGCAGCGCAGTGGGACTCCGTCATCTTCTCTGCTGACGGTGAAGGTCAGCCGGCTGGTCACTGTGTACATACGGTCATAACTGAGCTCCACTTTAGGCTTACCTGaggaaacagaaaagacagacaggtttagactggactggactggactggactagactggactggactggactggacagggGGGCAGGTTTGACTGGActgtccggggggggggggtcaggttggactggactggacagggGGGGGTCTGGTTCAGTCTGACCCAGAACCAGGACACGTTTGTTTGGATGAAACCGAACCTTCAACATTTGGTGTTCgatcaaaggtcaaggtcaacttTATTCTCCCCAAGGGGCAGTTTGTTCcacagccagcagtttcacaccgacaacaaaccaacaataaatacaataaataatccattaaaaacaacagcaccaacattacaaagaattattcagcagaacaatggctgtcggaaccaaagaattcctcatcctctTGGTCCTGCATTTAGGAAcactgtatctgcgacctgatg is a window from the Sphaeramia orbicularis unplaced genomic scaffold, fSphaOr1.1, whole genome shotgun sequence genome containing:
- the LOC115416028 gene encoding cell adhesion molecule 1-like, with product MYTVTSRLTFTVSREDDGVPLRCIIDHPAVKDFQAQKYLEVQYKPEVKIVVEFPQGLTREGREPGTDLSGQRKTRTSQS